The genomic stretch ttctaGTAACCTCGCATATTATTTTTAGTATTATTATCTCTGTCAGATTACTTTTTTGTATGTTTTGCCATCAAACTGTTATTACTCACATATGTAAAGTATGACAGGTTATATCATTATCTTGTAAATATATTCTTGGATGTTTTGTTTACTTAGAGGagaagaaatgggagaaaaatGACTATTCCAAACTGAAATGGaaagaaagaaatgaattgtAATATCTTTTTTACTTTATATCCCATTCTTCTAGTTAATTTGGATGGAATCAGAAGTAAATAATCAACAAGTAAACAAAATAACTTgatgtttttttcctttttcttttctatttctcttACTGTGAACTTGATATTGGCTTTTGAGTCACATTTTGATCACACCAAGACTTCGTTTAACCATCCACTCTATTCATGATATGATCATGGATATCTTCTTTTTATTGAATAATAGATCTAAGATGTCTAAAACTCTTAGTTATAAATGTCCACTTTACAATTCCCTGCTTCTTTTATTATTATGAAAACTacattttgtatttcgattttagTTATGTATGAGTTAAAGCTTCTCTTCATAATTCGCGTTTTGAGTTCATTCTTTTTCATACTCCATCATTTACACAATTCATCTTTAAATAATCTATAGCAaggatatttattttgaaaacaattgtTAAGTTCATTAATGTTAGTTCAAAAAGATAGGCATTTAGGACTCTCCTCTGATGTACAGATACAACTatagaaaaaattatttattagacTTCAATTGCTCCAACACTAGTAGCTATTATCAACATTATTATGTTTCTTATCACATTAATATATTTATTCGATATTTCTCTCCTTAACCCAACAAAATAGCTATCCATGGAATCtattgtaaattttataaaactaatgaaaaatatattcaaaTGCTTTATTTTTGTATATTTCATCATTAGTTATCTTATTAAATAAGTAGCATCCATAATTGGTATTCCCAGCATAAACTGAATTGATTTTCAGATATTACAACTAAATTTATGTTTTAATGACCTCTAAAATGAGGCAGATGAGTGAGCTGCAAGAGACATGtaatattttgttttaaaaacttatccaTTATGGTCTTCAATTAGTCTGCCTAATTCAGTCCTCATTTCTGTTTTTATTGACTTCTGGTTTATGCATTAAAAAGCTGTCCCCtagaaaaagaatttatttagtaAATAATCTTGCTATtgatctatttttaaaatttttctttttgaaattgaCAGCATTTTATAAATTCACCCAGCAAAATCTTCCAGCTTGTAGGCCACAACTAACGCCAGCTTGGGTGAGATGAAAACTTTTGATGGAAGTTTAAATGATATTGCAACAAAACCTCCCCTGCTTCTGATTATTTTTTCTCATTCTTTTTATGTTTGGTTGCCTTTTCAGGTTATTGCAATATTTCTGGTTACTGGTGTTTTATTCATACCAACTGGCCTAGTGTGTCTTCGTGCTTCAGAAAGCGTGTGTATAGAACTTGAATTCTTCTCAGGATAGACCTAGATGTTTGTGTATCAATGTGATACTTTGATCTTAAGGAGCTggctttttttttctaattctgCAGGTTGTGGAAATTGTAGAGCGGTATGATGTAGAATGTGTTCCTGAGACTTATAGAAGCAACAAAGTAGCTTATATCAAGAACAGTTTGATTACGAAGAAGTGTGATCGTCTAATAAAGGTGAATTTTATGCCTTCCCAATTGTTTATATTGGAAAATTACAGTAGGTGGCATGAACATGTGTGATCTTTATGTGACCCTGATGTAAGCTTATTCTTCATACAAAAAACATGATTGATATAACATTGACCAGTAAATGGAATTTGAAGGTGTTCCAAACAAGATATTTATGGAGTAAGGAATATTCCAAATAATTGAACAATGAAGTGAATGAGGTTTTCTGTCAAGTCACTAGAGATGAATGCTCTATGATGACAAAGTGCGtgaatgattttaaaattctgaGGTAAAACAAATGTTAACTACTTTTTGGGGAAAAAAATGTAACCTGTAAATAATATGAAAAGAATTGTAAGTTGAAGTAGCTGTTCTTCATTGTTTTTCGATTCAAAGAATGCATAATAATTCACTCAACATTGAATAGGCATTAGCTTAACTAATTTATGTTAAACTGAGATATCAATCAATTCTCCATGTAAATCATGCATTATAAACTGTTGCTTCAACAATACGCAAGTGAAACTGAAAACTAGTCAGTGTCCACTTGAATTAAGAAGGTCAAAGTTGGCTCTATAGTCGCATTTTCCTTTGATGCACGGTTTGAAATTTCCTATACCAGTCTTTTGGCAGTCTAATAATATAACAGTGTATAATCATTTTGTTGCTTGGAATAACCTAGAAGACAGTAAGGGGTAAGATACCACTAAGGAGTCAAAAGAGTCAAGAAGGAAGACACCTTTAAGGTAAAATAGGTTCTTTTGTTAGTCAAATGTTTACTGCTTAACTCTATATAAAATTGAGCATAACTTATTgtacaaataaaatattagatATTCCCCAAAAGTTTATGTAAATATCTACCTGTGTGCCTATTTTAAGAGACTCATGATAAGCATGCTTGCATGctaaaatatttctttaaaagaAGTTTCTTGCGGAATTTAACTTCCAAAGTTATATTGAAAAGATTAGCAACAAAGAAGATATTTTAGTAAACGGCCAACCTTATTTCAATCTACAGAAGCCGTTgccaaaattttaaaagtatcctTGGCATTAGGTATTGTGCCTAATTGCCTCCTAGGGACTGCACTCAAACTGCAATAGTATGATCatttgtgaacttgaaattctATTTCAACACTTTTTTTGGTGTGTTATCAATGATTGTTGAGAACCTGCAGATTAAATCTTGATACCTTAATATCCATGCCAAAAAATAAAATGATTCTGCGGTTGGATATATTTACATTCTAGTTTCCCTTTTGCTATTTTCACTGAAAGTTCAAGTTCATTGCAGGTTCAGAAGCATATGAAAGCACCGATATATGTTTATTATGAACTTGATAACTATTATCAGAATCATCGACGGTGAGAGCATCTTAGCAACCTTCTGATTTCTTCTATTTCATCATTTCAACTCTTCAAATCAATTTGTGACCAAATTTATAATTACTATTCTAGGTACGTAAAAAGTAGATGTGATAAGCAGCTTCTGCATGGATTGGAATACAAGCACACTAGTTCATGCAAACCGGAAGAGTATAATGGCGGTCTCCCAATTGTTCCTTGTGGTTTAGTCGCCTGGAGTTTGTTCAATGATTCTTACACCTTTGTGCGTGAGACTGTAGAGATGAAAGTTAACAGGAAAAACATAGCATGGGTCAGTGATCAACAGCACAAGTTTGGGAGAAATGTATATCCTTTCAATTTTCAGAATGGAAGCTTAATTGGAGGAGGCAATCTTGATCCAGATGTTCCAGTATGTTGATAACTCAAATAATTTCTGCGCATGCTTTCTTCATCATGTAACTCAGGTGTCTCACCATCATTAGTTTCTTCCAAATAGCTTAGCGAGCAAGAGGATCTCATAGTTTGGATGCGCACAGCTGCTCTTCCCAAGTTCAGGAAGCTTTATGGCGTTATCGAAGAGGATCTCGTAGCAGATGACAGTCTCGAAGTACACATTCTTAATAACTACAACACTTACAGTTTTGGGGGTAAGAAGAAGCTGATCCTTACAACCCAAAATTGGCTAGGAGGCAAAAACAGTTTCCTCGGGATAGCCTGTATGGTGACTGGAATCATCTGTGTTTTCCTGGCAATTGCGTTTGCACTGCTTCATGTGAAATTCCCAAGGTAACTTATACCGAACATACTGTCGTCGTTAAAATGTCCATCAGATAGCAAATTAGGTTAATCATCTTCAATTTCACATGTCAGAGCTTCTTCAGATTAGGAGGAAGTTGGTCGTTGCTTATCTATTTTATCTTTTCCTATTTTGTTGCTTGCAGGCCTCAAGGCGATCCTACTCTCTTGTACTGGAACATGAAAAATAACATTAGTTAATTCACATGGAGACCAACTAGAGAAATTACTTTGTGCCCCTTGAGATTGAAGCTCATGTTTGAAGGTCTCGACAGGGATGAACTGTGCAGCACATTATGCATCACGTTCCCATCAAATTTTGGAGCTCGGGTGCAATGGCAGCTCATTGAAGGTGGCTTCCTGTCTCTTCTATCTCGAGATCTCAACTTACTTATTTGGATGTTAGTCCTGTATCTTTCACATGGTGATAAGAATATGAGAACGGTTAATTATGACGTGCAAATTGTGCTGTCTGTTTCCGTAGATTTGTTTCGGAGTGCGCTGGAAAACTTGGCGTCACATTGCGGGAGTGTTTGTTCATCTTGATTAACAAGGTATATTTCCCACTCAATTAATTATTCATCGAAAATATACgtttaaaaatttaattcttattccattagatttaagatttagatgaataaattaaaaaaggtCAGCAGATAGATTGGATTATCTATCTTTGCATCGACCAACAGGGCTCCGAAACGTGCCCCGAGGGCATCCAGTAACTGCTGGAAACGTGGCGATCGTGGGGGCGGTCCACGTATATATATACGGCAAAAAGACCGAAATAGCCTCCCTCTTAAATAACCCATCGTCAGTCAATTGATGAGCTTATCCTTAAATTTAACTATTAACACCTAATCCTTGCCCACACTTTAATATTCTGACACATGGCGCGCTGTGCCAAGCTCTGGACACGTTAATATATTTACTCAAATTATCCTGGAAGATTCTGTTTTCACAGCCACGGCTTATAATCTAAATTATTCTAATGATGCAAGCAATACAAGGACAAATATTACTTGTACTTGATCACGATAATAAAAAATGGCACACACAAATTTGCGTAGATGAGAAAATTGTAATCgactgtttgtttgtttgtttgtttttcatgGGACAAATGGCAATCCCTGCGTCAACTAACCCTGCGTGCCCCATTTGAGCAGCAGCCGTTTGGCGCAGTTCGGACACAGAGGGGCAAGGGCCATGCAAAAGTCCAACCAAATGCTGCCGCCTGCTGCCTGCTGCAGCAGCAGGAGGTTTGTAAATTGCCACAGGCAATGAATCATgatgaaggagaaggagaaggagaagggatgCATTGCAGCGTCGATCGAATGAATTAAATCATATTTTAAAGATGTAGTGTACATCATAAAAATATCATAGCCGTCCAAT from Zingiber officinale cultivar Zhangliang chromosome 5B, Zo_v1.1, whole genome shotgun sequence encodes the following:
- the LOC121986427 gene encoding putative ALA-interacting subunit 2: MEMEAGCTSASSGGTQVHHHPPLQSRAFYKFTQQNLPACRPQLTPAWVIAIFLVTGVLFIPTGLVCLRASESVVEIVERYDVECVPETYRSNKVAYIKNSLITKKCDRLIKVQKHMKAPIYVYYELDNYYQNHRRYVKSRCDKQLLHGLEYKHTSSCKPEEYNGGLPIVPCGLVAWSLFNDSYTFVRETVEMKVNRKNIAWVSDQQHKFGRNVYPFNFQNGSLIGGGNLDPDVPLSEQEDLIVWMRTAALPKFRKLYGVIEEDLVADDSLEVHILNNYNTYSFGGKKKLILTTQNWLGGKNSFLGIACMVTGIICVFLAIAFALLHVKFPRPQGDPTLLYWNMKNNIS